Proteins encoded by one window of Mus musculus strain C57BL/6J chromosome 10, GRCm38.p6 C57BL/6J:
- the Gipc3 gene encoding PDZ domain-containing protein GIPC3 isoform X1, with protein sequence MDGGLCAERRREKGRTGGAPREAKTGRSTHSPGPPPVVRESRGRARLAPAGGFTFPRAARVPGSAYARLRCRGTSGGRLRTRRTPRTMDSAAPREPGATEPPARARPRLVFRTQLAHGSPTGRIEGFTNVRELYAKIAEAFGIAPTEILFCTLNSHKVDMQKLLGGQIGLEDFIFAHVRGETKEVEVTKTEDALGLTITDNGAGYAFIKRIKEGSIINRIEAVCVGDSIEAINDHSIVGCRHYEVAKMLRELPKSQPFTLRLVQPRRAFDMIGQRSRSSKCPVEAKVSSGRETLRLRSGGAATVEEAPSDVEAAAARRVDDLLESYMGIRDPELGKRRGGRGGGDCSELGGSPGFRTRPGRRSGRVRLSRRVRGGGVGSYRRGPRRLWLACVGVSSPGPSPLPQRHSRSQDSPETRPATRTQPSSETQVHPEAQPGSSTQFSSKSQPEPHPCSGTQVSSEGQTSSRTNTEVQPSSRTRPSSLTQAHPETQLGSSTQSEFQAGSGTQVSPKASSCSRTKVDVLPSSRTRASSVTQAHPKAQPDSSTQLSSETQLESLVGPEFQSCSKTKIEAQDNSRTQPSSVTQAHPKAQLGSVTLVSEVQPAFRSQPSPGVQSDSRTQVSSEAQAGFGTQSSPRPEPCSKTHLEPDCQPIPRTQPGSEVQPGFEATPHSGAQGNSDTHARLRTQASPQVNFCLETKSTSRTQSGSESGLGSRTQIHPDRKPCSRAQPDIGTNPDAAAQVMADPQPSRMQPSPVPQPHSGIQTNVRRQLGSEHHPSSQSQKPGSESQPRYETATTMAWPFPETWSGLGRRACLGPQARSSEPLTDETQVGSSSQPSSTPLPSAGTQSHTATQSKLKPQPCSPAQLPTSASQSPEPQASPSDESDSEAQPRGRSRKALTAEPHPQMPCTPKSRPSLGLSQSADPTPPRRWHAGSRTQSDSGTQTDFQAWPSSGAYVGWARHRRSQLQSLTEKEPSSRSLSSSGGRKQHSVTTGASCVPQQNTGQWLGSAAHSASRTQVSLQVPSRTGAQPSAGKDSSSRTRLDSSPSPSPSPSPSPSPSPSPSPSPSPSPSPSPSPDTSGSQPSTVARPLSFRDSRRPQTPGLQPIKEPKPLTRPQSPSPLTPRAPTPAPSKVAGPWPQDGTQATAGPRPGPSLSLLGPGSPGPDTPQKPALLPKPQLGCQKPNPPTICITPSPSPGSGSLPHPSL encoded by the exons ATGGACGGTGGGCTGTGTGCGGAgcggaggagggagaaggggaggacgGGCGGGGCTCCCCGGGAGGCCAAGACTGGACGCAGCACCCACAGCCCGGGGCCTCCCCCTGTTGTTCGCGAGTCCCGGGGGAGGGCGCGGCTGGCCCCGGCGGGCGGTTTCACCTTCCCCCGGGCGGCTCGGGTTCCCGGATCCGCTTACGCCCGGCTCCGCTGTCGCGGGACCTCCGGCGGGAGGCTCAGGACGCGGCGGACCCCACGCACCATGGACAGTGCTGCGCCCCGCGAGCCCGGGGCCACCGAGCCCCCCGCCCGCGCGCGCCCGCGCCTAGTGTTCCGCACGCAGCTGGCGCACGGCAGTCCGACCGGCAGGATCGAGGGCTTCACCAATGTCCGCGAGCTTTACGCCAAGATCGCCGAGGCCTTCGGCATCGCTCCTACCGAG ATCCTATTCTGCACCCTCAACAGTCACAAAGTGGACATGCAAAAGTTGCTGGGGGGACAGATTGGGCTGGAAGACTTCATCTTTGCACATGTGCGTGGAGAGACCAAAGAAGTGGAGGTCACCAAAACGGAGGATGCTCTAGGACTGACCATCACAGACAACGGAGCCGGATACGCCTTCATCAAG AGAATCAAGGAAGGCAGCATTATCAACCGGATTGAGGCTGTGTGCGTGGGGGATAGCATTGAGGCCATCAATGACCACTCTATTGTGGGCTGCCGGCACTACGAGGTGGCTAAAATGCTCCGGGAGCTGCCCAAGTCTCAGCCCTTCACCCTGCGTCTAGTGCAGCCCCGGAGAGCTTTTG ATATGATTGGccagaggagcaggagcagcaagtgTCCTGTGGAAGCTAAAGTGAGCAGCGGGAGGGAAACATTACGCCTGCGCTCAGGGGGGGCTGCCACTGTGGAGGAGGCG CCCAGCGATGTGGAAGCGGCAGCGGCGCGCAGGGTGGACGACCTGCTGGAGAGCTACATGGGCATCCGAGACCCCGAGCTGGGTAAGCGGCGCGG CGGCCGCGGTGGTGGAGACTGCTCGGAGCTCGGCGGGAGCCCAGGCTTTCGCACGCGGCCTGGACGCCGTTCTGGGCGAGTTCGCCTTTCCAGACGAGTTCGTGGTGGAGGTGTGGGCAGCTATCGGCGAGGCCCACGACGCTTGTGGCTAGCGTGTGTGGGAGTCTCCAGTCCTGGGCCCAGCCCCTTGCCCCAACGCCACTCCAGATCCCAGGACAGCCCTGAGACAAGGCCCGCCACCAGAACCCAACCCAGTTCTGAGACCCAGGTCCACCCTGAGGCCCAGCCTGGTTCTAGCACCCAGTTCAGCTCTAAGAGCCAGCCAGAACCCCATCCCTGTTCTGGAACCCAGGTTAGCTCCGAGGGCCAGACCAGCTCTAGAACCAATACTGAAGTCCAGCCCAGCTCTAGAACCCGACCCAGTTCTTTGacccaggcccaccctgagaCTCAGCTTGGTTCTAGCACCCAGTCAGAATTCCAGGCTGGTTCTGGAACCCAGGTTAGCCCCAAGGCCAGCTCCTGCTCTAGAACCAAAGTTGATGTCTTGCCCAGCTCTAGAACCCGAGCCAGTTCTGTGACCCAGGCCCATCCCAAGGCCCAGCCTGATTCTAGCACCCAGCTCAGCTCTGAGACCCAGCTGGAATCCCTGGTCGGCCCTGAATTCCAGTCCTGCTCTAAAACCAAAATTGAAGCCCAGGATAACTCTAGAACCCAACCCAGTTCTGTGACCCAGGCCCACCCCAAGGCCCAGCTTGGTTCTGTAACCCTTGTTTCTGAAGTCCAGCCAGCCTTTAGATCCCAGCCTAGTCCTGGGGTACAGTCTGACTCCAGAACACAGGTCAGCTCCgaggctcaggctggctttggaaCCCAGAGCAGCCCCAGGCCTGAGCCTTGTTCTAAAACTCATCTTGAACCTGACTGCCAACCCATCCCTAGAACCCAGCCTGGCTCTGAGGTCCAGCCAGGCTTTGAGGCCACACCCCATTCTGGAGCCCAGGGAAATTCTGACACTCATGCCCGACTTAGAACCCAAGCCAGCCCTCAGGTCAACTTCTGCTTGGAGACCAAGTCCACTTCCAGAACACAGTCAGGCTCTGAGAGTGGGCTTGGTTCTAGAACACAGATCCACCCAGATAGGAAACCATGCTCTAGAGCCCAGCCAGACATTGGGACCAACCCTGATGCTGCAGCCCAGGTCATGGCTGACCCTCAGCCTTCCAGAATGCAGCCAAGCCCCGTCCCACAGCCACACTCCGGAATCCAGACAAATGTTAGGAGACAGCTGGGCTCAGAGCACCACCCCAGCAGCCAGTCTCAGAAGCCAGGTTCTGAGAGCCAGCCCAGGTATGAGACAGCCACCACCATGGCCTGGCCCTTCCCTGAGACTTGGAGTGGTTTAGGAAGAAGGGCTTGCTTGGGACCCCAAGCAAGGTCCAGCGAGCCGCTGACTGATGAAACCCAAGTAGGCTCCAGTAGCCAGCCATCTTCCACACCCCTGCCTAGTGCAGGCACTCAGAGCCATACTGCTACCCAGTCCAAACTCAAACCTCAGCCTTGTTCCCCAGCACAGCTACCTACCAGTGCCTCCCAAAGCCCTGAACCCCAAGCTAGCCCCAGTGATGAGTCTGACTCTGAGGCTCAGcccaggggcaggagcaggaaggcTCTGACAGCAGAGCCCCACCCCCAAATGCCATGCACTCCCAAATCGAGGCCCAGCTTAGGGTTGTCTCAGAGTGCTGACCCCACTCCACCCAGAAGATGGCATGCAGGCTCCAGGACACAGTCCGACTCTGGGACCCAGACCGACTTCCAGGCCTGGCCTAGCTCCGGAGCCTACGTAGGTTGGGCCAGACATCGAAGGTCCCAGCTACAGTCATTGACAGAGAAGGAGCCCAGCTCCAGGTCCCTCTCTAGTTCTGGAGGCAGAAAACAGCACTCGGTGACAACTGGAGCCAGCTGTGTCCCCCAGCAGAACACAGGGCAGTGGCTTGGCTCTGCAGCCCACTCAGCCTCGAGAACCCAAGTCAGTCTTCAGGTTCCATCACGCACTGGAGCCCAGCCCAGCGCTGGGAAGGATTCCAGTTCCAGAACCCGGCTagactccagccccagccccagccccagccccagccccagccccagccccagccccagccccagccccagccccagccccagccccagccccagccccagccccgacACTTCTGGAAGTCAGCCCAGCACAGTAGCCCGCCCCCTCAGCTTTAGAGACAGTCGCCGCCCACAGACCCCTGGCCTTCAGCCTATAAAGGAGCCTAAGCCCCTGACCCGACCTCAGTCTCCAAGCCCACTGACCCCAAgagcccccacccctgccccgaGCAAGGTCGCTGGGCCTTGGCCTCAAGATGGAACCCAGGCCACAGCGGGCCCCAGGCCAggcccctcactctctctcctgggcCCTGGGTCACCAGGCCCAGACACTCCCCAGAAGCCAGCCCTTTTGCCCAAGCCCCAGCTGGGATGCCAGAAGCCCAACCCCCCCACCATATGCATCACTCCTAGCCCCTCCCCTGGGTCTgggtccctcccccaccccagcctgtgA
- the Gipc3 gene encoding PDZ domain-containing protein GIPC3 isoform X2: MDGGLCAERRREKGRTGGAPREAKTGRSTHSPGPPPVVRESRGRARLAPAGGFTFPRAARVPGSAYARLRCRGTSGGRLRTRRTPRTMDSAAPREPGATEPPARARPRLVFRTQLAHGSPTGRIEGFTNVRELYAKIAEAFGIAPTEILFCTLNSHKVDMQKLLGGQIGLEDFIFAHVRGETKEVEVTKTEDALGLTITDNGAGYAFIKRIKEGSIINRIEAVCVGDSIEAINDHSIVGCRHYEVAKMLRELPKSQPFTLRLVQPRRAFDMIGQRSRSSKCPVEAKPSDVEAAAARRVDDLLESYMGIRDPELGKRRGGRGGGDCSELGGSPGFRTRPGRRSGRVRLSRRVRGGGVGSYRRGPRRLWLACVGVSSPGPSPLPQRHSRSQDSPETRPATRTQPSSETQVHPEAQPGSSTQFSSKSQPEPHPCSGTQVSSEGQTSSRTNTEVQPSSRTRPSSLTQAHPETQLGSSTQSEFQAGSGTQVSPKASSCSRTKVDVLPSSRTRASSVTQAHPKAQPDSSTQLSSETQLESLVGPEFQSCSKTKIEAQDNSRTQPSSVTQAHPKAQLGSVTLVSEVQPAFRSQPSPGVQSDSRTQVSSEAQAGFGTQSSPRPEPCSKTHLEPDCQPIPRTQPGSEVQPGFEATPHSGAQGNSDTHARLRTQASPQVNFCLETKSTSRTQSGSESGLGSRTQIHPDRKPCSRAQPDIGTNPDAAAQVMADPQPSRMQPSPVPQPHSGIQTNVRRQLGSEHHPSSQSQKPGSESQPRYETATTMAWPFPETWSGLGRRACLGPQARSSEPLTDETQVGSSSQPSSTPLPSAGTQSHTATQSKLKPQPCSPAQLPTSASQSPEPQASPSDESDSEAQPRGRSRKALTAEPHPQMPCTPKSRPSLGLSQSADPTPPRRWHAGSRTQSDSGTQTDFQAWPSSGAYVGWARHRRSQLQSLTEKEPSSRSLSSSGGRKQHSVTTGASCVPQQNTGQWLGSAAHSASRTQVSLQVPSRTGAQPSAGKDSSSRTRLDSSPSPSPSPSPSPSPSPSPSPSPSPSPSPSPSPDTSGSQPSTVARPLSFRDSRRPQTPGLQPIKEPKPLTRPQSPSPLTPRAPTPAPSKVAGPWPQDGTQATAGPRPGPSLSLLGPGSPGPDTPQKPALLPKPQLGCQKPNPPTICITPSPSPGSGSLPHPSL; this comes from the exons ATGGACGGTGGGCTGTGTGCGGAgcggaggagggagaaggggaggacgGGCGGGGCTCCCCGGGAGGCCAAGACTGGACGCAGCACCCACAGCCCGGGGCCTCCCCCTGTTGTTCGCGAGTCCCGGGGGAGGGCGCGGCTGGCCCCGGCGGGCGGTTTCACCTTCCCCCGGGCGGCTCGGGTTCCCGGATCCGCTTACGCCCGGCTCCGCTGTCGCGGGACCTCCGGCGGGAGGCTCAGGACGCGGCGGACCCCACGCACCATGGACAGTGCTGCGCCCCGCGAGCCCGGGGCCACCGAGCCCCCCGCCCGCGCGCGCCCGCGCCTAGTGTTCCGCACGCAGCTGGCGCACGGCAGTCCGACCGGCAGGATCGAGGGCTTCACCAATGTCCGCGAGCTTTACGCCAAGATCGCCGAGGCCTTCGGCATCGCTCCTACCGAG ATCCTATTCTGCACCCTCAACAGTCACAAAGTGGACATGCAAAAGTTGCTGGGGGGACAGATTGGGCTGGAAGACTTCATCTTTGCACATGTGCGTGGAGAGACCAAAGAAGTGGAGGTCACCAAAACGGAGGATGCTCTAGGACTGACCATCACAGACAACGGAGCCGGATACGCCTTCATCAAG AGAATCAAGGAAGGCAGCATTATCAACCGGATTGAGGCTGTGTGCGTGGGGGATAGCATTGAGGCCATCAATGACCACTCTATTGTGGGCTGCCGGCACTACGAGGTGGCTAAAATGCTCCGGGAGCTGCCCAAGTCTCAGCCCTTCACCCTGCGTCTAGTGCAGCCCCGGAGAGCTTTTG ATATGATTGGccagaggagcaggagcagcaagtgTCCTGTGGAAGCTAAA CCCAGCGATGTGGAAGCGGCAGCGGCGCGCAGGGTGGACGACCTGCTGGAGAGCTACATGGGCATCCGAGACCCCGAGCTGGGTAAGCGGCGCGG CGGCCGCGGTGGTGGAGACTGCTCGGAGCTCGGCGGGAGCCCAGGCTTTCGCACGCGGCCTGGACGCCGTTCTGGGCGAGTTCGCCTTTCCAGACGAGTTCGTGGTGGAGGTGTGGGCAGCTATCGGCGAGGCCCACGACGCTTGTGGCTAGCGTGTGTGGGAGTCTCCAGTCCTGGGCCCAGCCCCTTGCCCCAACGCCACTCCAGATCCCAGGACAGCCCTGAGACAAGGCCCGCCACCAGAACCCAACCCAGTTCTGAGACCCAGGTCCACCCTGAGGCCCAGCCTGGTTCTAGCACCCAGTTCAGCTCTAAGAGCCAGCCAGAACCCCATCCCTGTTCTGGAACCCAGGTTAGCTCCGAGGGCCAGACCAGCTCTAGAACCAATACTGAAGTCCAGCCCAGCTCTAGAACCCGACCCAGTTCTTTGacccaggcccaccctgagaCTCAGCTTGGTTCTAGCACCCAGTCAGAATTCCAGGCTGGTTCTGGAACCCAGGTTAGCCCCAAGGCCAGCTCCTGCTCTAGAACCAAAGTTGATGTCTTGCCCAGCTCTAGAACCCGAGCCAGTTCTGTGACCCAGGCCCATCCCAAGGCCCAGCCTGATTCTAGCACCCAGCTCAGCTCTGAGACCCAGCTGGAATCCCTGGTCGGCCCTGAATTCCAGTCCTGCTCTAAAACCAAAATTGAAGCCCAGGATAACTCTAGAACCCAACCCAGTTCTGTGACCCAGGCCCACCCCAAGGCCCAGCTTGGTTCTGTAACCCTTGTTTCTGAAGTCCAGCCAGCCTTTAGATCCCAGCCTAGTCCTGGGGTACAGTCTGACTCCAGAACACAGGTCAGCTCCgaggctcaggctggctttggaaCCCAGAGCAGCCCCAGGCCTGAGCCTTGTTCTAAAACTCATCTTGAACCTGACTGCCAACCCATCCCTAGAACCCAGCCTGGCTCTGAGGTCCAGCCAGGCTTTGAGGCCACACCCCATTCTGGAGCCCAGGGAAATTCTGACACTCATGCCCGACTTAGAACCCAAGCCAGCCCTCAGGTCAACTTCTGCTTGGAGACCAAGTCCACTTCCAGAACACAGTCAGGCTCTGAGAGTGGGCTTGGTTCTAGAACACAGATCCACCCAGATAGGAAACCATGCTCTAGAGCCCAGCCAGACATTGGGACCAACCCTGATGCTGCAGCCCAGGTCATGGCTGACCCTCAGCCTTCCAGAATGCAGCCAAGCCCCGTCCCACAGCCACACTCCGGAATCCAGACAAATGTTAGGAGACAGCTGGGCTCAGAGCACCACCCCAGCAGCCAGTCTCAGAAGCCAGGTTCTGAGAGCCAGCCCAGGTATGAGACAGCCACCACCATGGCCTGGCCCTTCCCTGAGACTTGGAGTGGTTTAGGAAGAAGGGCTTGCTTGGGACCCCAAGCAAGGTCCAGCGAGCCGCTGACTGATGAAACCCAAGTAGGCTCCAGTAGCCAGCCATCTTCCACACCCCTGCCTAGTGCAGGCACTCAGAGCCATACTGCTACCCAGTCCAAACTCAAACCTCAGCCTTGTTCCCCAGCACAGCTACCTACCAGTGCCTCCCAAAGCCCTGAACCCCAAGCTAGCCCCAGTGATGAGTCTGACTCTGAGGCTCAGcccaggggcaggagcaggaaggcTCTGACAGCAGAGCCCCACCCCCAAATGCCATGCACTCCCAAATCGAGGCCCAGCTTAGGGTTGTCTCAGAGTGCTGACCCCACTCCACCCAGAAGATGGCATGCAGGCTCCAGGACACAGTCCGACTCTGGGACCCAGACCGACTTCCAGGCCTGGCCTAGCTCCGGAGCCTACGTAGGTTGGGCCAGACATCGAAGGTCCCAGCTACAGTCATTGACAGAGAAGGAGCCCAGCTCCAGGTCCCTCTCTAGTTCTGGAGGCAGAAAACAGCACTCGGTGACAACTGGAGCCAGCTGTGTCCCCCAGCAGAACACAGGGCAGTGGCTTGGCTCTGCAGCCCACTCAGCCTCGAGAACCCAAGTCAGTCTTCAGGTTCCATCACGCACTGGAGCCCAGCCCAGCGCTGGGAAGGATTCCAGTTCCAGAACCCGGCTagactccagccccagccccagccccagccccagccccagccccagccccagccccagccccagccccagccccagccccagccccagccccagccccagccccgacACTTCTGGAAGTCAGCCCAGCACAGTAGCCCGCCCCCTCAGCTTTAGAGACAGTCGCCGCCCACAGACCCCTGGCCTTCAGCCTATAAAGGAGCCTAAGCCCCTGACCCGACCTCAGTCTCCAAGCCCACTGACCCCAAgagcccccacccctgccccgaGCAAGGTCGCTGGGCCTTGGCCTCAAGATGGAACCCAGGCCACAGCGGGCCCCAGGCCAggcccctcactctctctcctgggcCCTGGGTCACCAGGCCCAGACACTCCCCAGAAGCCAGCCCTTTTGCCCAAGCCCCAGCTGGGATGCCAGAAGCCCAACCCCCCCACCATATGCATCACTCCTAGCCCCTCCCCTGGGTCTgggtccctcccccaccccagcctgtgA
- the Gipc3 gene encoding PDZ domain-containing protein GIPC3 isoform X3 — protein sequence MDGGLCAERRREKGRTGGAPREAKTGRSTHSPGPPPVVRESRGRARLAPAGGFTFPRAARVPGSAYARLRCRGTSGGRLRTRRTPRTMDSAAPREPGATEPPARARPRLVFRTQLAHGSPTGRIEGFTNVRELYAKIAEAFGIAPTEILFCTLNSHKVDMQKLLGGQIGLEDFIFAHVRGETKEVEVTKTEDALGLTITDNGAGYAFIKRIKEGSIINRIEAVCVGDSIEAINDHSIVGCRHYEVAKMLRELPKSQPFTLRLVQPRRAFAQRCGSGSGAQGGRPAGELHGHPRPRAGGRGGGDCSELGGSPGFRTRPGRRSGRVRLSRRVRGGGVGSYRRGPRRLWLACVGVSSPGPSPLPQRHSRSQDSPETRPATRTQPSSETQVHPEAQPGSSTQFSSKSQPEPHPCSGTQVSSEGQTSSRTNTEVQPSSRTRPSSLTQAHPETQLGSSTQSEFQAGSGTQVSPKASSCSRTKVDVLPSSRTRASSVTQAHPKAQPDSSTQLSSETQLESLVGPEFQSCSKTKIEAQDNSRTQPSSVTQAHPKAQLGSVTLVSEVQPAFRSQPSPGVQSDSRTQVSSEAQAGFGTQSSPRPEPCSKTHLEPDCQPIPRTQPGSEVQPGFEATPHSGAQGNSDTHARLRTQASPQVNFCLETKSTSRTQSGSESGLGSRTQIHPDRKPCSRAQPDIGTNPDAAAQVMADPQPSRMQPSPVPQPHSGIQTNVRRQLGSEHHPSSQSQKPGSESQPRYETATTMAWPFPETWSGLGRRACLGPQARSSEPLTDETQVGSSSQPSSTPLPSAGTQSHTATQSKLKPQPCSPAQLPTSASQSPEPQASPSDESDSEAQPRGRSRKALTAEPHPQMPCTPKSRPSLGLSQSADPTPPRRWHAGSRTQSDSGTQTDFQAWPSSGAYVGWARHRRSQLQSLTEKEPSSRSLSSSGGRKQHSVTTGASCVPQQNTGQWLGSAAHSASRTQVSLQVPSRTGAQPSAGKDSSSRTRLDSSPSPSPSPSPSPSPSPSPSPSPSPSPSPSPSPDTSGSQPSTVARPLSFRDSRRPQTPGLQPIKEPKPLTRPQSPSPLTPRAPTPAPSKVAGPWPQDGTQATAGPRPGPSLSLLGPGSPGPDTPQKPALLPKPQLGCQKPNPPTICITPSPSPGSGSLPHPSL from the exons ATGGACGGTGGGCTGTGTGCGGAgcggaggagggagaaggggaggacgGGCGGGGCTCCCCGGGAGGCCAAGACTGGACGCAGCACCCACAGCCCGGGGCCTCCCCCTGTTGTTCGCGAGTCCCGGGGGAGGGCGCGGCTGGCCCCGGCGGGCGGTTTCACCTTCCCCCGGGCGGCTCGGGTTCCCGGATCCGCTTACGCCCGGCTCCGCTGTCGCGGGACCTCCGGCGGGAGGCTCAGGACGCGGCGGACCCCACGCACCATGGACAGTGCTGCGCCCCGCGAGCCCGGGGCCACCGAGCCCCCCGCCCGCGCGCGCCCGCGCCTAGTGTTCCGCACGCAGCTGGCGCACGGCAGTCCGACCGGCAGGATCGAGGGCTTCACCAATGTCCGCGAGCTTTACGCCAAGATCGCCGAGGCCTTCGGCATCGCTCCTACCGAG ATCCTATTCTGCACCCTCAACAGTCACAAAGTGGACATGCAAAAGTTGCTGGGGGGACAGATTGGGCTGGAAGACTTCATCTTTGCACATGTGCGTGGAGAGACCAAAGAAGTGGAGGTCACCAAAACGGAGGATGCTCTAGGACTGACCATCACAGACAACGGAGCCGGATACGCCTTCATCAAG AGAATCAAGGAAGGCAGCATTATCAACCGGATTGAGGCTGTGTGCGTGGGGGATAGCATTGAGGCCATCAATGACCACTCTATTGTGGGCTGCCGGCACTACGAGGTGGCTAAAATGCTCCGGGAGCTGCCCAAGTCTCAGCCCTTCACCCTGCGTCTAGTGCAGCCCCGGAGAGCTTTTG CCCAGCGATGTGGAAGCGGCAGCGGCGCGCAGGGTGGACGACCTGCTGGAGAGCTACATGGGCATCCGAGACCCCGAGCTGG CGGCCGCGGTGGTGGAGACTGCTCGGAGCTCGGCGGGAGCCCAGGCTTTCGCACGCGGCCTGGACGCCGTTCTGGGCGAGTTCGCCTTTCCAGACGAGTTCGTGGTGGAGGTGTGGGCAGCTATCGGCGAGGCCCACGACGCTTGTGGCTAGCGTGTGTGGGAGTCTCCAGTCCTGGGCCCAGCCCCTTGCCCCAACGCCACTCCAGATCCCAGGACAGCCCTGAGACAAGGCCCGCCACCAGAACCCAACCCAGTTCTGAGACCCAGGTCCACCCTGAGGCCCAGCCTGGTTCTAGCACCCAGTTCAGCTCTAAGAGCCAGCCAGAACCCCATCCCTGTTCTGGAACCCAGGTTAGCTCCGAGGGCCAGACCAGCTCTAGAACCAATACTGAAGTCCAGCCCAGCTCTAGAACCCGACCCAGTTCTTTGacccaggcccaccctgagaCTCAGCTTGGTTCTAGCACCCAGTCAGAATTCCAGGCTGGTTCTGGAACCCAGGTTAGCCCCAAGGCCAGCTCCTGCTCTAGAACCAAAGTTGATGTCTTGCCCAGCTCTAGAACCCGAGCCAGTTCTGTGACCCAGGCCCATCCCAAGGCCCAGCCTGATTCTAGCACCCAGCTCAGCTCTGAGACCCAGCTGGAATCCCTGGTCGGCCCTGAATTCCAGTCCTGCTCTAAAACCAAAATTGAAGCCCAGGATAACTCTAGAACCCAACCCAGTTCTGTGACCCAGGCCCACCCCAAGGCCCAGCTTGGTTCTGTAACCCTTGTTTCTGAAGTCCAGCCAGCCTTTAGATCCCAGCCTAGTCCTGGGGTACAGTCTGACTCCAGAACACAGGTCAGCTCCgaggctcaggctggctttggaaCCCAGAGCAGCCCCAGGCCTGAGCCTTGTTCTAAAACTCATCTTGAACCTGACTGCCAACCCATCCCTAGAACCCAGCCTGGCTCTGAGGTCCAGCCAGGCTTTGAGGCCACACCCCATTCTGGAGCCCAGGGAAATTCTGACACTCATGCCCGACTTAGAACCCAAGCCAGCCCTCAGGTCAACTTCTGCTTGGAGACCAAGTCCACTTCCAGAACACAGTCAGGCTCTGAGAGTGGGCTTGGTTCTAGAACACAGATCCACCCAGATAGGAAACCATGCTCTAGAGCCCAGCCAGACATTGGGACCAACCCTGATGCTGCAGCCCAGGTCATGGCTGACCCTCAGCCTTCCAGAATGCAGCCAAGCCCCGTCCCACAGCCACACTCCGGAATCCAGACAAATGTTAGGAGACAGCTGGGCTCAGAGCACCACCCCAGCAGCCAGTCTCAGAAGCCAGGTTCTGAGAGCCAGCCCAGGTATGAGACAGCCACCACCATGGCCTGGCCCTTCCCTGAGACTTGGAGTGGTTTAGGAAGAAGGGCTTGCTTGGGACCCCAAGCAAGGTCCAGCGAGCCGCTGACTGATGAAACCCAAGTAGGCTCCAGTAGCCAGCCATCTTCCACACCCCTGCCTAGTGCAGGCACTCAGAGCCATACTGCTACCCAGTCCAAACTCAAACCTCAGCCTTGTTCCCCAGCACAGCTACCTACCAGTGCCTCCCAAAGCCCTGAACCCCAAGCTAGCCCCAGTGATGAGTCTGACTCTGAGGCTCAGcccaggggcaggagcaggaaggcTCTGACAGCAGAGCCCCACCCCCAAATGCCATGCACTCCCAAATCGAGGCCCAGCTTAGGGTTGTCTCAGAGTGCTGACCCCACTCCACCCAGAAGATGGCATGCAGGCTCCAGGACACAGTCCGACTCTGGGACCCAGACCGACTTCCAGGCCTGGCCTAGCTCCGGAGCCTACGTAGGTTGGGCCAGACATCGAAGGTCCCAGCTACAGTCATTGACAGAGAAGGAGCCCAGCTCCAGGTCCCTCTCTAGTTCTGGAGGCAGAAAACAGCACTCGGTGACAACTGGAGCCAGCTGTGTCCCCCAGCAGAACACAGGGCAGTGGCTTGGCTCTGCAGCCCACTCAGCCTCGAGAACCCAAGTCAGTCTTCAGGTTCCATCACGCACTGGAGCCCAGCCCAGCGCTGGGAAGGATTCCAGTTCCAGAACCCGGCTagactccagccccagccccagccccagccccagccccagccccagccccagccccagccccagccccagccccagccccagccccagccccagccccagccccgacACTTCTGGAAGTCAGCCCAGCACAGTAGCCCGCCCCCTCAGCTTTAGAGACAGTCGCCGCCCACAGACCCCTGGCCTTCAGCCTATAAAGGAGCCTAAGCCCCTGACCCGACCTCAGTCTCCAAGCCCACTGACCCCAAgagcccccacccctgccccgaGCAAGGTCGCTGGGCCTTGGCCTCAAGATGGAACCCAGGCCACAGCGGGCCCCAGGCCAggcccctcactctctctcctgggcCCTGGGTCACCAGGCCCAGACACTCCCCAGAAGCCAGCCCTTTTGCCCAAGCCCCAGCTGGGATGCCAGAAGCCCAACCCCCCCACCATATGCATCACTCCTAGCCCCTCCCCTGGGTCTgggtccctcccccaccccagcctgtgA